Proteins from a single region of Sporosarcina sp. P33:
- the yabQ gene encoding spore cortex biosynthesis protein YabQ has product MSLSVQFFSLLAMIGTGIAAGIVMDLFGTIVAASDKRSFIKRWAFWFECMVWIGLGIGAFLVLIMVRGGAWRMYDPVAQISGLLLYAAVFYHPARFAGRLLLLVVLRPIWLIIRLVFLTCRRIIYLIVSVLSLIMSPFIRIAKNIGKFLQNKCRVLYNRVQ; this is encoded by the coding sequence ATGAGTCTGTCCGTCCAGTTCTTCAGTCTGTTGGCGATGATCGGAACAGGGATTGCGGCTGGAATAGTAATGGATTTATTCGGGACAATTGTCGCGGCAAGCGATAAACGTTCATTCATTAAAAGATGGGCATTCTGGTTTGAATGCATGGTTTGGATTGGGTTAGGAATCGGGGCATTTTTAGTATTGATCATGGTGCGCGGCGGGGCATGGAGAATGTATGACCCTGTCGCCCAGATCAGTGGCTTGTTATTATATGCAGCTGTTTTTTATCATCCCGCGCGGTTCGCAGGCAGACTACTGTTACTTGTGGTGCTTAGGCCGATCTGGCTCATCATTCGTCTTGTCTTCCTGACGTGCCGGCGTATTATTTATTTGATTGTCTCGGTTTTGTCACTGATTATGTCACCGTTTATCCGAATTGCAAAGAACATAGGGAAATTCCTTCAAAATAAATGCAGAGTACTATATAATAGAGTGCAATAG
- a CDS encoding septum formation initiator family protein, with protein MKEPQKPSTKNVTSIDTEYVRSMQKKENYKKAQKKRLRNRLAVFFVIVCVVAGSLFNMNAGQKEILAAKLKEKAQAEATLEDLKAQQEQLNTQLIRLDDDEYIAKLARKEYFLSESDEIIFSIPDKKKESEKEMRKE; from the coding sequence ATGAAAGAACCACAGAAGCCCTCAACTAAGAATGTCACATCAATCGATACAGAATATGTGCGCTCTATGCAAAAAAAAGAAAATTATAAAAAAGCACAAAAAAAACGCCTTCGTAATCGTTTGGCCGTCTTTTTTGTCATCGTTTGTGTGGTGGCTGGAAGTTTATTCAACATGAATGCAGGACAGAAAGAAATCCTTGCAGCTAAACTGAAGGAAAAAGCGCAGGCAGAGGCGACGCTGGAAGATTTGAAAGCCCAGCAGGAACAATTGAATACACAGCTGATCCGCTTGGATGACGATGAATACATTGCCAAACTTGCACGGAAAGAATACTTTCTTTCTGAGTCCGATGAGATCATTTTTTCCATTCCTGATAAGAAAAAAGAGTCAGAAAAAGAGATGAGAAAAGAGTAG
- a CDS encoding S1 domain-containing RNA-binding protein, translating into MSIEVGSKLEGKVTGITNFGAFVELPNGSTGLVHISEVADNYVKDINDHLKVGDMVEVKVMNVGSDGKIGLSIRKAKPESERPQRPQRPQRPRQGSKPSFERPENFEQKMAKFMKDSEERLTTLKRATESKRGGRGARRG; encoded by the coding sequence ATGTCAATTGAAGTAGGCAGCAAGTTAGAGGGTAAAGTAACCGGGATCACAAATTTTGGGGCATTTGTTGAATTGCCGAACGGGTCCACAGGATTAGTCCATATTAGTGAAGTAGCTGACAATTATGTCAAAGATATAAACGATCATTTAAAAGTCGGCGATATGGTTGAAGTGAAAGTAATGAATGTGGGATCTGACGGTAAAATCGGTCTTTCCATCCGTAAGGCGAAGCCTGAGTCAGAACGTCCACAGCGTCCGCAACGTCCACAGAGACCTCGCCAAGGCAGCAAACCGAGCTTTGAACGACCAGAGAATTTCGAGCAGAAAATGGCGAAATTCATGAAGGACAGCGAAGAACGTCTAACTACCTTAAAGAGAGCGACAGAGTCCAAACGTGGCGGCCGTGGAGCCAGAAGAGGATAA
- a CDS encoding SpoIIE family protein phosphatase, with protein sequence MKMIDNMERPFVQMFRASWQELMNRKVYLMTALLFLVGSFFLSQAVVFDMAVPFFLPIWALASMRYRKHMIFVFIGGMAGSAFLGIGQAVIHLAQLLLFHAIIKIPKVKRSIPIAVAGAMIIPQLTWQLIKYSDGMMPLAVQLSIGLEALLALFMTIFMLLAFPSIERLLYGPWNPEQISAMCIVGALAATGMGGFQIGTVSVAGVFLFLAIYVAAVVGGVPFATTVGMIIALIIGVSELSFTGMMALYGMTGLLAGSLKRFGKIGIVTGSLFVSLFFLLYDATLPLDTVHFSTVGAAALLFVLIPSRKLSQIRQIFLPKQEGISEKRQQWLADKLDGQLEEFQQFAHFMSTLVNDRLSPEDEMTATSQIPSICQSCFRYRKCWESEEDGMEPLIDEWETTYSATKKAARVRVEQKMKYKCLRFKGLLNELEERGANKLLMGQLQHGRKMLALQLRDMSTHIEKVMREVKEDLTTYKLAEEELANRLHAQAIEFFQIDILSEERGACRIVISVPEKKADFEAETTVGEYLLLPILEQMYDEPMYISKSSYQPFPFPHVQLTFSSAVRFSLDYDIVTTAGKGSFHGGDAYELFKIHDGLSAVLLSDGMGSDINAYHESRKVIRLMRECLGQKMDPETAIHTLHYMMALNGLDDMYATLDLALIDLQEGRLWSWKAGSMSTYIKRSDECIRLDSKTVPFGFLPSFSIEAKNEKLKSGDIVVMMTDGIFNGDIPLDIQEDVMNQTIERFKEMDCRTIADQVMMEMERVFESVEDDRTILVMKVGHIVPSWSKANKQPRIISS encoded by the coding sequence ATGAAGATGATAGATAATATGGAGCGACCATTTGTACAGATGTTCAGAGCATCATGGCAAGAGCTGATGAACCGGAAAGTCTACTTGATGACGGCTCTTCTTTTCTTAGTGGGATCATTCTTTCTGTCTCAGGCAGTAGTATTCGATATGGCAGTGCCGTTCTTCTTGCCGATCTGGGCCTTGGCGAGTATGCGCTATCGCAAGCATATGATTTTCGTGTTCATAGGAGGAATGGCCGGCAGTGCGTTTCTCGGGATCGGACAAGCAGTCATCCATCTGGCCCAATTGCTGTTGTTCCACGCAATCATTAAGATCCCTAAGGTGAAGAGATCCATTCCGATCGCTGTGGCAGGAGCGATGATTATTCCTCAGCTGACTTGGCAGCTCATTAAATACAGTGACGGAATGATGCCGCTGGCGGTTCAGCTGTCGATTGGACTGGAAGCGCTGTTAGCTTTATTCATGACAATTTTTATGTTACTGGCCTTTCCTTCTATAGAACGTTTGCTGTACGGTCCGTGGAATCCCGAACAAATCAGTGCCATGTGTATCGTCGGAGCGCTGGCAGCAACAGGTATGGGCGGTTTTCAGATTGGCACAGTATCGGTAGCCGGGGTCTTTCTGTTTCTTGCGATATATGTAGCCGCTGTAGTGGGGGGTGTTCCGTTTGCCACGACAGTCGGGATGATTATCGCATTAATTATAGGAGTGTCCGAACTTTCATTCACCGGCATGATGGCGCTTTATGGTATGACCGGACTGCTCGCAGGCTCGCTGAAGCGGTTTGGAAAAATCGGTATTGTGACGGGCAGCTTATTTGTTTCGCTATTTTTCCTTCTATATGATGCCACGCTGCCGCTCGATACCGTTCACTTTTCAACCGTTGGCGCGGCGGCCTTGCTGTTTGTGCTGATTCCGTCACGGAAATTAAGCCAAATACGGCAAATATTCCTGCCGAAACAGGAAGGTATATCAGAGAAGCGTCAACAATGGCTAGCGGATAAGCTGGATGGACAGCTTGAGGAATTTCAGCAGTTCGCTCATTTTATGTCAACGCTCGTCAACGACCGCTTGTCTCCGGAAGATGAGATGACCGCAACGAGTCAAATACCGTCCATTTGCCAGTCATGTTTCCGTTACCGGAAGTGCTGGGAAAGTGAAGAGGATGGCATGGAACCGCTGATTGATGAATGGGAAACCACTTATTCCGCCACGAAAAAAGCGGCGCGGGTGCGTGTTGAGCAAAAAATGAAGTATAAATGTCTGCGTTTTAAAGGATTGCTTAATGAATTAGAGGAGCGAGGGGCTAATAAGTTATTAATGGGGCAGCTGCAGCACGGCCGTAAGATGCTGGCATTGCAGTTGCGCGATATGAGCACGCATATTGAGAAAGTAATGCGTGAAGTGAAAGAAGATCTGACAACGTACAAGCTGGCGGAAGAAGAGCTGGCGAACCGCCTGCATGCACAGGCGATAGAGTTTTTCCAAATAGATATTCTGTCGGAGGAACGCGGGGCCTGCCGGATTGTTATTTCTGTGCCCGAGAAAAAGGCGGACTTTGAAGCAGAAACGACGGTTGGCGAGTATTTATTATTGCCTATATTAGAGCAGATGTATGATGAACCGATGTATATTTCAAAATCAAGCTATCAGCCGTTTCCGTTTCCGCATGTGCAGCTGACATTCAGCTCAGCCGTCCGTTTTTCGTTGGATTACGATATTGTCACAACAGCGGGCAAAGGTTCATTCCACGGCGGGGATGCCTATGAATTATTTAAGATTCACGACGGACTGTCCGCAGTTCTGTTATCTGACGGAATGGGTTCAGACATCAATGCGTACCATGAAAGCCGTAAAGTGATCCGGCTGATGCGAGAGTGTCTGGGACAGAAAATGGATCCTGAAACAGCGATTCATACATTGCATTATATGATGGCGCTGAATGGATTGGATGATATGTATGCCACGCTTGATCTGGCATTGATCGATTTGCAGGAAGGCCGGCTGTGGTCATGGAAGGCAGGTTCGATGAGTACGTATATAAAGAGAAGCGATGAGTGCATACGGCTGGACAGTAAGACAGTGCCGTTTGGTTTCTTGCCTTCATTCTCAATAGAAGCAAAAAATGAAAAGCTGAAATCCGGTGATATCGTGGTAATGATGACCGATGGTATATTTAATGGAGATATTCCGCTTGATATCCAGGAAGACGTAATGAATCAGACGATAGAACGTTTTAAAGAGATGGATTGCCGTACGATTGCCGACCAGGTGATGATGGAAATGGAGCGCGTATTTGAATCGGTGGAAGATGACCGTACAATACTCGTGATGAAGGTCGGCCATATCGTGCCAAGTTGGTCAAAAGCCAATAAGCAACCCCGAATCATTTCTAGCTAA
- the tilS gene encoding tRNA lysidine(34) synthetase TilS has product MKSLQQKVLKFIEKQTLIPPGSRVLVACSGGVDSIALLHFLAAHRQLLAIEVGAIHVDHMLRGAESAEDAFVVERLCEEFGLPFYSEQVPIPALLKNQGGNMQQLCRQQRYACFEQTMSRDQFTVLATAHHADDQLETVLIQLSKGQSVNGMPIRREFHSGEVVRPFLPLEKSELYEYASHYRLPFREDPSNERDDYLRNRLRHRVVPVLSDENPSVAVNTVRQTEQRQADERFLNELAGQHWQSIVTYTDEQLPSFQREAFLTIPHALQKRVIQLLLNCLTDRMAVNAERRSALVEELLQHIENSAGNVTIDLAYGYRFVREYDKLLVTKKDIDTASLHPKVLEKGIWHTWGSIHFYWHHANAHATGHFLPSDEIRYFQLPDSELPLTVRLPAAGDRLQLKGMSQPKRVNRLFIDEKVGIMQRNQQPVITTAGGTVCAVPGVRYGEMFSCSQLEGDSYIWITREGESR; this is encoded by the coding sequence ATGAAGAGTTTGCAGCAAAAGGTATTGAAGTTCATTGAAAAGCAAACGCTGATTCCTCCCGGCTCTCGTGTATTGGTTGCCTGTTCGGGCGGTGTGGATTCCATTGCACTGCTTCACTTTCTTGCAGCGCATCGGCAATTGCTGGCTATTGAAGTAGGTGCCATCCACGTAGATCATATGCTGCGCGGGGCCGAGTCAGCTGAAGATGCGTTTGTGGTGGAGCGGCTGTGCGAGGAATTCGGGCTGCCTTTTTACTCTGAACAAGTGCCGATTCCCGCTCTGCTGAAGAATCAGGGCGGCAATATGCAGCAGCTTTGCAGGCAGCAGCGTTATGCATGTTTTGAACAGACGATGTCACGGGACCAGTTCACCGTCCTTGCCACTGCGCATCACGCGGACGATCAATTGGAGACGGTGCTGATTCAGTTAAGTAAAGGACAGTCAGTAAACGGTATGCCGATACGGCGTGAATTTCATTCGGGCGAAGTGGTCCGTCCCTTCCTTCCATTGGAAAAGAGCGAGCTGTACGAGTATGCGTCACATTACAGGCTGCCATTCAGGGAAGATCCGAGCAATGAACGGGATGACTATTTACGCAATCGTCTCCGTCATCGCGTCGTGCCCGTACTGTCTGACGAAAACCCGTCCGTTGCGGTCAATACGGTCCGCCAGACGGAGCAGCGCCAGGCGGATGAAAGGTTTCTGAATGAACTTGCCGGGCAACATTGGCAATCGATAGTCACGTATACTGATGAACAGCTTCCCTCATTTCAGCGGGAGGCATTTCTTACTATTCCCCACGCTTTACAAAAGCGCGTGATTCAACTACTATTAAACTGTCTTACTGACCGGATGGCAGTGAACGCTGAACGCCGTTCTGCATTGGTGGAAGAACTGTTACAGCATATCGAGAACTCGGCCGGGAATGTTACAATTGATTTGGCATATGGCTATCGGTTTGTCAGGGAATATGATAAACTGCTAGTTACAAAAAAGGATATAGATACAGCGTCTCTTCATCCAAAAGTACTTGAAAAAGGTATTTGGCATACGTGGGGATCTATTCATTTTTACTGGCATCACGCCAATGCACATGCAACCGGACACTTTTTACCTTCAGATGAAATTAGGTATTTTCAATTACCCGATTCCGAACTGCCGCTGACCGTGCGGCTGCCGGCTGCGGGTGACAGACTTCAGCTTAAGGGCATGTCTCAGCCGAAACGTGTGAATCGGTTATTTATTGATGAAAAAGTGGGTATCATGCAAAGGAATCAACAGCCGGTCATTACAACAGCGGGTGGTACCGTATGTGCTGTGCCTGGTGTGCGGTATGGTGAAATGTTTTCATGCAGCCAACTGGAAGGCGATTCATACATATGGATTACGCGAGAAGGCGAAAGCAGATAA
- the hpt gene encoding hypoxanthine phosphoribosyltransferase: MITQDIEQVLITEEQLQEKVLELGATLTEEYRDKFPLAVGVLKGALPFMSDLIKRIDTYIELDFMDVSSYGNATVSSGEVKIVKDLNTSIEGRDVLIIEDIIDSGKTLNYLVELFKYRKANSIKIVTLLDKPTGRKVDLKADYVGFDVPDAFVVGYGLDYAEKYRNLPYIGVLKKEIYSF, encoded by the coding sequence ATGATCACGCAAGATATCGAGCAAGTTTTAATAACGGAAGAGCAGCTTCAGGAAAAAGTTCTTGAGCTGGGAGCTACACTAACAGAAGAGTACCGCGATAAGTTTCCTTTGGCGGTTGGCGTATTAAAAGGGGCACTTCCATTCATGAGTGACCTTATTAAGCGCATCGATACGTATATTGAATTAGATTTTATGGATGTTTCGAGCTATGGCAATGCAACAGTTTCTTCAGGTGAAGTCAAGATTGTAAAAGATTTGAACACCAGTATAGAAGGACGCGATGTGCTGATTATTGAAGATATTATTGACAGCGGAAAAACGTTGAATTACTTAGTGGAGCTGTTTAAATACAGAAAGGCCAACTCCATTAAAATTGTTACATTGCTTGATAAGCCGACTGGACGCAAAGTGGATTTGAAAGCAGACTATGTAGGCTTTGACGTACCGGACGCATTTGTGGTTGGTTATGGACTGGATTACGCAGAAAAGTATCGAAACCTGCCGTATATCGGTGTGTTGAAAAAAGAGATTTATTCTTTTTAA
- the ftsH gene encoding ATP-dependent zinc metalloprotease FtsH, with protein sequence MNRILRYFLLYGLIFLAIMGIFSSLNNPNPKMKPIRYDEFVTALEQGKVENATFQPLQLVYEVKGEMAGYEKGETFVTNIPTNDMDSIGEVVKTTKTEIEILPPKETSAWVSFFTGLVPFIIIIILFFFLLNQSQGGGGGKVMNFGKSKAKLQSDDRKKVRFNDVAGADEEKAELEEVVDFLKDASKFVELGARIPKGILLVGPPGTGKTLLARAVAGESGVPFFSISGSDFVEMFVGVGASRVRDLFENAKKNSPCIIFIDEIDAVGRQRGAGLGGGHDEREQTLNQLLVEMDGFEGNEGIIIVAATNRPDILDPALLRPGRFDRQITVGRPDVKGREAVLKVHARNKPLDDTVDMKALAQRTPGFSGADLENLLNEAALVAARRNKAKIDMSDIDEATDRVIAGPAKTNRVISQKERNIVAFHEAGHVVVGLMLDDAEIVHKVTIVPRGQAGGYAVMLPKEDRYFMTKPELLDKIACLLGGRVSEEIVLGEVSTGAHNDFQRATGIARSMVTEYGMSDKIGPMQFGQTQGNQVFLGRDFNSDQNYSEAIAYEIDSEMQKIIKEQYERTRKILTENRELLNLIATTLLEVETLDAEQINHLKNHGVLPDRPYENGNGNDDKNAAPSTADTATVETPDTKPGATPDVTGAPSDPSTGDLPREGGATDKTLPPIDEERRD encoded by the coding sequence ATGAATCGAATACTTCGATACTTTCTTTTATATGGATTGATTTTCCTCGCGATCATGGGGATTTTCAGTTCGCTTAACAATCCAAATCCGAAGATGAAACCGATTCGGTATGACGAATTCGTCACGGCGCTGGAACAGGGAAAAGTCGAAAATGCAACTTTTCAGCCGTTACAGCTCGTGTATGAAGTAAAAGGTGAAATGGCCGGCTACGAAAAGGGAGAAACTTTCGTAACGAACATTCCTACAAATGATATGGACAGTATTGGTGAAGTTGTTAAAACGACTAAAACTGAGATTGAAATCCTGCCGCCGAAAGAAACTAGCGCATGGGTATCGTTCTTTACAGGCCTTGTACCATTCATTATTATTATTATCCTTTTCTTCTTCTTACTGAACCAATCACAAGGCGGCGGTGGCGGCAAAGTGATGAACTTCGGGAAAAGTAAAGCGAAACTGCAATCCGATGATCGGAAGAAAGTACGTTTCAATGATGTTGCTGGTGCAGATGAAGAAAAAGCTGAGCTTGAAGAAGTCGTGGATTTCTTGAAAGATGCCAGCAAATTTGTGGAGTTAGGCGCGAGAATTCCTAAAGGGATCTTGCTCGTAGGACCGCCTGGTACAGGTAAGACATTACTTGCGCGTGCGGTCGCAGGTGAATCAGGAGTGCCGTTCTTCTCGATTTCAGGTTCTGATTTCGTGGAGATGTTCGTAGGTGTCGGTGCTTCCCGAGTGCGTGATTTATTTGAGAACGCCAAGAAGAATTCACCATGTATTATCTTTATTGATGAAATTGATGCAGTTGGACGTCAGCGTGGAGCCGGCTTAGGCGGCGGTCACGATGAGCGTGAGCAAACATTGAACCAATTGCTGGTTGAAATGGATGGGTTTGAAGGAAACGAAGGGATCATTATCGTTGCTGCAACAAACCGTCCGGATATTTTGGACCCTGCACTTCTTCGTCCGGGGCGTTTCGACCGTCAAATCACGGTTGGCCGTCCAGACGTAAAAGGAAGAGAAGCGGTGTTGAAGGTTCACGCGCGCAACAAGCCGCTTGACGATACAGTCGATATGAAAGCTCTTGCTCAACGCACTCCGGGATTCTCTGGTGCGGATCTTGAGAACTTGTTGAACGAAGCAGCTCTTGTGGCGGCAAGAAGAAATAAAGCTAAAATTGATATGTCCGATATTGATGAAGCAACGGATCGCGTAATCGCGGGACCTGCGAAAACCAATCGTGTCATTTCGCAAAAAGAACGAAACATCGTTGCATTCCACGAAGCGGGTCACGTGGTTGTGGGCTTAATGCTCGATGATGCAGAAATCGTCCATAAAGTGACTATTGTTCCCCGCGGGCAGGCCGGCGGTTATGCTGTCATGCTTCCAAAAGAGGACCGTTACTTTATGACAAAACCTGAATTGCTCGATAAAATTGCGTGTCTTTTAGGCGGACGTGTATCAGAGGAGATTGTGCTTGGTGAAGTATCAACCGGGGCACATAATGACTTCCAGCGCGCTACTGGCATTGCGCGTTCGATGGTAACAGAATACGGAATGAGCGATAAGATCGGCCCGATGCAGTTCGGACAGACGCAAGGGAATCAGGTATTCCTTGGACGTGATTTCAACTCAGACCAGAACTATTCTGAAGCAATTGCATACGAGATTGACTCTGAAATGCAGAAAATTATTAAAGAACAATATGAACGTACAAGAAAGATTTTGACTGAAAACCGAGAATTGCTTAATCTGATTGCAACGACTTTATTAGAAGTCGAAACGCTGGATGCGGAACAAATCAATCACCTGAAAAATCACGGTGTCTTACCGGATAGACCTTACGAAAACGGTAACGGCAATGACGATAAGAATGCAGCGCCATCCACTGCGGATACTGCAACTGTTGAAACGCCGGATACAAAGCCGGGTGCAACTCCGGACGTAACGGGTGCACCGAGTGATCCGTCTACAGGAGACTTGCCGCGTGAAGGTGGAGCCACTGACAAAACGCTTCCGCCGATTGATGAAGAACGCAGAGACTAA
- a CDS encoding type III pantothenate kinase, with protein MLLVLDTGNTNIVLGVYEGDQLKYHWRMETYRHKTEDEYAMQVKAMFQHVGISFTDITGIIISSVVPPVMFPLEQMCKKYFNQKPLVVGPGLKTGLNIKYENPREVGADRIVNAVAAIREYGSPLIIVDFGTATTYCYVNERGEYMGGSIAPGIKISMEALFDRASKLPRVQLDRPESVVGKNTVAAMQSGIVFGYVGQVEGIVNRIKEDCEVEPTVIATGGMAELIASETKVIDVVDNFLTLKGLHLIYERNL; from the coding sequence ATGTTATTAGTATTGGATACAGGGAATACCAATATCGTGCTGGGTGTATATGAAGGAGATCAACTGAAATACCACTGGCGAATGGAAACTTACCGTCACAAGACGGAAGATGAATATGCGATGCAAGTCAAAGCGATGTTCCAGCATGTGGGGATTTCATTTACAGACATTACAGGTATTATTATTTCCTCCGTGGTGCCGCCTGTCATGTTTCCGCTGGAGCAAATGTGTAAAAAGTACTTCAATCAGAAGCCGCTGGTCGTAGGGCCGGGATTGAAAACCGGATTAAACATTAAATATGAGAACCCGCGTGAAGTCGGTGCGGACCGAATTGTCAATGCAGTAGCGGCGATCCGCGAATACGGCAGTCCATTGATCATAGTGGATTTCGGAACCGCTACGACGTATTGTTATGTCAATGAACGCGGAGAATATATGGGTGGTTCTATCGCGCCGGGGATTAAGATTTCCATGGAAGCGCTGTTTGACCGTGCGTCCAAACTTCCGCGTGTGCAACTGGACCGCCCTGAATCTGTAGTGGGAAAAAACACGGTAGCTGCTATGCAGTCGGGTATCGTCTTCGGATACGTCGGACAGGTAGAAGGTATCGTTAACCGTATAAAAGAAGACTGCGAAGTGGAACCTACAGTTATCGCGACAGGCGGGATGGCAGAATTGATTGCATCGGAAACAAAAGTGATCGATGTCGTCGACAACTTCCTGACCCTGAAGGGATTACATCTGATCTATGAAAGAAATTTGTAA